A part of Ziziphus jujuba cultivar Dongzao chromosome 8, ASM3175591v1 genomic DNA contains:
- the LOC107414804 gene encoding protein PARALOG OF AIPP2 isoform X3, with product MLHKRKERTVEELYSATDVVMQPKITPVLRGSYRMQGPVDETDHDTQTNMVSFQSENKFDNCSMSRKVHMRGESGACNVCAAPCSSCMHFSRAIMGSKTDEYSDENCRVNIGSQYSVNGGDTSSSFKSKTCDSLQHTTSETSNLISVNSSHDSLSENADSKATLRSSNVADTLEVEMLPKLSSGGTTEEVELSPKPLCDIYSGAFTNKYEDPKGVEAHDDNISCVSRVNDAYASASNASRSVDRKNLSCSSASVSSLGPEESRKAHELVLSEVPPSKDVGAGISSPKGKLPEGSLGHVDSSLVKDALADVVSDHKTVACKVTDPKKICLKAEAGNINDDGTPTNEVLKCSDQGQGEQEEKSSELGIGEPHLPSMSGDESDESDIVEHDVKVCDICGDAGREDMLAICSRCSDGAEHTYCMRKMLKSVPRGNWLCEECKFAEESSSQKQETEGKRMNKVSSSTHFSGKRIAENVEVAPAAKRQALEMSMGSPKASSPNRMGVLSRESSFKNLDKERVRSAQQTCLGNQSTNDMLETSRSSTAGPRLQTPKGTLLKSNSFNAGNSKPKVKLVDEVVPQKQKGAKEHTSLDIKERPSRMISKSMSFKSVNSSRSNVSDSKVKIISPKFSNVVDLKGLKQAKERNAFERKNLSKLDRPPVSSTTASSTASTLKADQASRVESSLVSHVSNNRDLKVVQCEGKPNISTKSTSNLARKTLETPIMSSVGASSTICGSATEQKLNQVSSKDEILPTYSSAIDKPSNNFDGTPPDGLPRLQETINQADKARESSVRPRPSAPVSPKGIFCQRCKEIGHAAELCTTGSPQASGNDALTARSSSREEMHRGSKLKDALYAAMLRKPEIYRNKRVLDQSDEFSPSNTDLNSEIACQDQVFVSNKLKNNILHEGSQEKKAITESSGSDSCTHSTVNNMMQDALPMTDVVFSSKVGDLDAAVPSVGKPMVKDFLGHASATLAFLSKFSPIPEYEYIWQGCFEVHRSGNILDLYGGIQAHLSTCASPRVLEMLHKFPQKLFLNEVPRMSTWPMQFHDGGAKEDNIALYFFAKDLESYERKYKSLLDGMIKNDLALKGNVEGVELLIFPSNQLPEKSQRWNMLFFLWGVFRTRRMHGPDSSKNVNIPSLDGISVEKHTPTAVMTLSENLCSPKRIDEESSSCGRNSNMFLTSNVPAQICAKVTVDCDEQKASPELTCLGLKANSVLKDSQLVSKSTSGVRLSEEMRCTSPSLQEVGLPKHGMGADVRPSLPAIGTHGSNMGEKMQLDRNYTSSLKTPLSNQEVVGVSGNVYEEKFSDSLGVSGSVGDMMPLDGVKRDGDQYKLEREVKEEDEHVNAEAALARDPMTKAVNCYQPSQRKRPHIDLMDTAPPASDLASQKMPWNGVNNMPIDGASIGKKPKTGSINMYEYSGRNSLGDGISSQGNDLGPCSLVEEKRCVESCDEKVIPEDFGTTERFFFPVDSRHVKVGDSFASRRSFSTGNEERSHDGFPNLELALGAETKPQNKGILPFFVGVVDKKNNQDKPPDKLIDDKEDDVSASLSLSLSFPFPDKEQPVKPVSKSEQLRAERRHVNTSLLLFGGFPEK from the exons ATGTTGCATAAACGGAAGGAACGGACAGTCGAAGAGCTCTACAGCGCAACGGACGTGGTTATGCAACCGAAG ATCACACCAGTTCTAAGAGGGAGTTATCGCATGCAAGGTCCTGTTGATGAGACTGATCATGATACTCAGACGAATATG GTGTCATTTCAATctgaaaacaaatttgataaCTGTTCCATGAGTCGTAAAGTTCATATGAGAGGTGAGTCTGGGGCCTGTAACGTCTGTGCTGCTCCCTGTTCATCGTGTATGCATTTCAGTCGAGCTATCATGGGGTCGAAGACTGATGAATATTCTGATGAGAACTGTCGTGTAAACATTGGTAGTCAGTATTCTGTCAATGGGGGTGATACTTCTTCGTCTTTTAAGAGTAAGACATGTGACAGCTTACAGCATACTACCAGTGAAACAAGTAACTTAATTAGTGTCAATTCTAGTCATGATTCTTTATCTGAAAATGCTGACAGCAAAGCAACCTTAAGGTCCTCTAATGTAGCTGATACTTTAGAAGTTGAAATGCTTCCTAAGTTGTCCTCTGGTGGAACCACTGAAGAGGTTGAACTTTCTCCTAAACCTCTGTGTGATATATATTCTGGTGCCTTCACAAATAAGTACGAGGATCCCAAAGGTGTAGAAGCTCATGATGataatatttcatgtgttaGTAGAGTCAATGATGCATATGCTTCAGCCAGCAATGCTAGCAGGAGTGTAGACAGGAAGAATTTGTCATGTAGTTCAGCTTCAGTTAGTAGTTTAGGCCCAGAAGAATCCAGAAAGGCACATGAGTTAGTCTTGTCGGAGGTGCCTCCTTCAAAAGATGTTGGTGCTGGCATTAGCTCGCCAAAG GGAAAACTGCCAGAAGGTTCACTTGGACATGTTGATTCTTCATTGGTGAAAGATGCATTAGCGGATGTTGTTTCTGACCACAAAACTGTTGCATGTAAGGTTACTGACCCTAAGAAAATTTGTCTAAAGGCGGAGGCAGGGAACATAAATGATGATGGGACTCCAACAAATGAAGTTTTGAAATGTTCGGATCAAGGACAAggtgaacaagaagaaaagtccaGTGAATTAGGCATTGGGGAGCCTCATTTGCCATCCATGTCTGGCGATGAAAGTGATGAATCTGACATTGTGGAGCATGAT GTAAAAGTATGTGATATTTGTGGAGATGCAGGACGAGAGGATATGCTTGCTATTTGTAGCCGCTGCAGTGATGGTGCAGAGCATAC CTATTGTATGCGGAAAATGCTTAAGTCTGTCCCTAGAGGTAACTGGCTGTGTGAGGAATGTAAGTTTGCTGAGGAAAGCAGTAGCCAGAAGCAAG AAACTGAGGGAAAAAGAATGAATAAAGTGAGTTCAAGCACACATTTCTCTGGTAAGAGGATTGCAGAAAATGTAGAAGTGGCTCCTGCTGCAAAAAGGCAGGCTCTTGAAATGAGCATGGGTTCACCCAAGGCATCTAGCCCCAACAGAATGGGTGTTCTATCCCGTGAGTCGTCATTCAAAAACTTAGATAAGGAGAGAGTTAGGTCAGCACAACAGACTTGTTTAGGGAATCAATCCACTAATGATATGTTGGAAACATCACGCTCTTCTACTGCTGGTCCAAGGCTTCAGACACCCAAGG GGACATTATTAAAGTCAAATTCCTTTAATGCCGGAAATTCCAAACCAAAAGTTAAGCTTGTGGATGAAGTTGTTCCGCAAAAGCAAAAGGGGGCTAAAGAGCATACTTCTCTCGATATCAAAGAGAGACCTTCCAGAATGATAAGCAAATCCATGTCATTTAAATCCGTGAACTCAAGCCGATCAAATGTATCTGATTCAAAAGTGAAAATAATCTCGCCCAAGTTTAGCAATGTTGTTGATCTTAAAGGACTGAAACAAGCAAAAGAGCGGAATGCATTTGAGAGGAAAAATTTGTCTAAACTAGATCGTCCTCCTGTTAGTTCAACTACAGCTAGTTCTACCGCTTCAACACTAAAGGCTGACCAAGCATCTCGTGTTGAATCCAGTTTGGTGTCACATGTAAGCAACAACCGGGATTTGAAGGTTGTTCAGTGTGAAGGAAAACCAAATATTTCTACAAAATCAACCAGCAACCTAGCTCGTAAAACTTTAGAAACTCCTATTATGTCATCAG TTGGAGCTTCATCTACCATATGCGGTTCTGCCACCGAACAGAAGCTGAACCAAGTTAGCTCTAAGGATGAAATCTTGCCCACTTATTCTTCGGCTATTGACAAACCATCAAATAATTTTGATGGAACTCCTCCAGATGGGTTACCTCGGTTGCAGGAAACAATAAATCAGGCTGATAAAGCCAGGGAAAGCTCTGTTCGCCCCAGGCCTAGTGCTCCAGTTAGTCCTAAAGGTATTTTCTGTCAAAGATGTAAAGAAATTGGTCATGCTGCAGAATTGTGCACAACTGGTAGTCCGCAGGCTTCTGGTAATGATGCATTGACTGCTAGAAGTTCTAGTAGGGAGGAAATGCACAGAGGCAGTAAATTGAAAGATGCACTTTATGCTGCTATGCTTAGAAAGCCCGAAATATACAGAAATAAAAGAGTGCTTGATCAATCTGATGAGTTTTCCCCATCAAACACAGACTTAAATAGTGAAATAGCCTGTCAAGATCAAGTTTTCGTTTCAAAtaagttgaaaaataatattttgcatGAAGGAtcacaagaaaagaaagcaataaCCGAGAGTTCTGGCTCTGACTCTTGCACACATTCAACTGTCAATAACATGATGCAGGATGCCTTGCCCATGACTGATGTTGTGTTTTCTTCAAAAGTAGGGGACTTGGATGCGGCTGTTCCTTCTGTTGGGAAACCGATGGTGAAAGACTTCTTGGGTCATGCTTCAGCAACCTTGGCCTTTCTCTCAAAGTTTTCGCCCATTCCAGAATATGAATACATCTGGCA GGGGTGTTTTGAGGTACATAGAAGTGGTAATATTCTGGATTTATATGGTGGAATTCAAGCACATCTATCAACTTGTGCATCGCCTAGAGTTCTTGAGATGCTACACAAGTTTCCTCAGAAACTTTTCCTGAATGAAGTACCTCGCATGAGCACCTGGCCAATGCAGTTTCATGACGGTGGTGCTAAAGAAGACAACATTGCTCTTTACTTCTTTGCCAAAGATCTTGAGAG TTATGAGAGAAAGTACAAGAGCCTGTTGGATGGTAtgataaaaaatgatttagctCTCAAAGGAAATGTTGAGGGTGTTGAGCTTTTGATATTTCCATCCAATCAGCTTCCTGAGAAATCACAGC GTTGgaatatgttatttttccttTGGGGTGTCTTCCGGACGAGGAGGATGCATGGTCCAGATTCATCCAAGAACGTAAATATTCCCAGTTTGGATGGGATTTCAGTGGAAAAACATACCCCTACTGCTGTCATGACTTTATCGGAGAATCTATGTTCACCAAAGCGTATAGATGAAGAATCTTCTTCATGTGGCAGGAATTCTAATATGTTTTTAACTTCCAATGTGCCTGCCCAGATCTGTGCCAAAGTAACTGTGGATTGTGATGAACAAAAAGCTTCTCCAGAGCTGACGTGTTTGGGTTTGAAAGCGAATTCAGTGCTGAAAGATAGCCAACTGGTCTCCAAATCTACGAGCGGTGTGCGCTTGTCTGAAGAAATGAGATGCACCAGCCCTTCCTTG CAAGAAGTTGGTCTTCCAAAGCATGGAATGGGTGCAGATGTCAGACCATCCCTCCCAGCCATTGGAACACATGGCTCGAACATGGGTGAGAAGATGCAACTTGATAGAAATTATACTTCATCTTTGAAAACTCCTCTTTCCAATCAAGAGGTGGTAGGTGTTTCAGGGAATGTTTATGAGGAGAAATTTTCAGATTCCCTTGGTGTTTCGGGAAGTGTTGGTGATATGATGCCTCTGGATGGAGTGAAAAGAGATGGGGATCAGTATAAACTTGAAAGGGAAGTGAAGGAAGAAGATGAGCATGTGAATGCAGAGGCAGCTTTGGCAAGAGATCCAATGACCAAAGCAGTCAACTGTTATCAGCCTAGTCAGAGGAAACGTCCGCACATAGATCTTATGGATACAGCTCCACCCGCTTCTGATCTTGCAAGTCAGAAAATGCCTTGGAATGGAGTGAATAATATGCCGATTGATGGAGCAAGTATTGGTAAGAAGCCAAAGACAGGTTCAATTAACATGTATGAATATAGTGGAAGAAATTCTCTTGGTGATGGTATTTCATCACAGGGAAATGATCTAGGTCCCTGTTCATTAGTTGAGGAGAAGAGATGTGTTGAATCTTGTGATGAGAAAGTCATTCCGGAGGACTTTGGAACCACGGAAAGGTTCTTTTTTCCTGTAGATTCACGTCATGTGAAGGTGGGGGACAGCTTTGCATCTCGGAGAAGTTTCTCAACAGGAAATGAAGAACGGTCGCATGATGGATTTCCGAACCTTGAGCTTGCTTTAGGGGCAGAGACAAAACCTCAAAATAAGGGGATTCTGCCTTTCTTTGTTGGGGTAGTGGACAAGAAAAATAACCAGGACAAGCCTCCAGATAAACTGATAGACGATAAAGAGGATGATGTCTCTGcttctctttccctctctctttcCTTCCCTTTTCCGGACAAGGAACAACCTGTTAAACCAGTATCAAAATCAGAGCAGCTCCGGGCTGAAAGGCGCCATGTGAATACCTCACTGCTCCTCTTTGGCGGTTTTCCAGAGAAATAG
- the LOC107414804 gene encoding protein PARALOG OF AIPP2 isoform X2 codes for MLHKRKERTVEELYSATDVVMQPKITPVLRGSYRMQGPVDETDHDTQTNMVSFQSENKFDNCSMSRKVHMRGESGACNVCAAPCSSCMHFSRAIMGSKTDEYSDENCRVNIGSQYSVNGGDTSSSFKSKTCDSLQHTTSETSNLISVNSSHDSLSENADSKATLRSSNVADTLEVEMLPKLSSGGTTEEVELSPKPLCDIYSGAFTNKYEDPKGVEAHDDNISCVSRVNDAYASASNASRSVDRKNLSCSSASVSSLGPEESRKAHELVLSEVPPSKDVGAGISSPKKPSSYIQGKLPEGSLGHVDSSLVKDALADVVSDHKTVACKVTDPKKICLKAEAGNINDDGTPTNEVLKCSDQGQGEQEEKSSELGIGEPHLPSMSGDESDESDIVEHDVKVCDICGDAGREDMLAICSRCSDGAEHTYCMRKMLKSVPRGNWLCEECKFAEESSSQKQETEGKRMNKVSSSTHFSGKRIAENVEVAPAAKRQALEMSMGSPKASSPNRMGVLSRESSFKNLDKERVRSAQQTCLGNQSTNDMLETSRSSTAGPRLQTPKGTLLKSNSFNAGNSKPKVKLVDEVVPQKQKGAKEHTSLDIKERPSRMISKSMSFKSVNSSRSNVSDSKVKIISPKFSNVVDLKGLKQAKERNAFERKNLSKLDRPPVSSTTASSTASTLKADQASRVESSLVSHVSNNRDLKVVQCEGKPNISTKSTSNLARKTLETPIMSSVGASSTICGSATEQKLNQVSSKDEILPTYSSAIDKPSNNFDGTPPDGLPRLQETINQADKARESSVRPRPSAPVSPKGIFCQRCKEIGHAAELCTTGSPQASGNDALTARSSSREEMHRGSKLKDALYAAMLRKPEIYRNKRVLDQSDEFSPSNTDLNSEIACQDQVFVSNKLKNNILHEGSQEKKAITESSGSDSCTHSTVNNMMQDALPMTDVVFSSKVGDLDAAVPSVGKPMVKDFLGHASATLAFLSKFSPIPEYEYIWQGCFEVHRSGNILDLYGGIQAHLSTCASPRVLEMLHKFPQKLFLNEVPRMSTWPMQFHDGGAKEDNIALYFFAKDLESYERKYKSLLDGMIKNDLALKGNVEGVELLIFPSNQLPEKSQRWNMLFFLWGVFRTRRMHGPDSSKNVNIPSLDGISVEKHTPTAVMTLSENLCSPKRIDEESSSCGRNSNMFLTSNVPAQICAKVTVDCDEQKASPELTCLGLKANSVLKDSQLVSKSTSGVRLSEEMRCTSPSLQEVGLPKHGMGADVRPSLPAIGTHGSNMGEKMQLDRNYTSSLKTPLSNQEVVGVSGNVYEEKFSDSLGVSGSVGDMMPLDGVKRDGDQYKLEREVKEEDEHVNAEAALARDPMTKAVNCYQPSQRKRPHIDLMDTAPPASDLASQKMPWNGVNNMPIDGASIGKKPKTGSINMYEYSGRNSLGDGISSQGNDLGPCSLVEEKRCVESCDEKVIPEDFGTTERFFFPVDSRHVKVGDSFASRRSFSTGNEERSHDGFPNLELALGAETKPQNKGILPFFVGVVDKKNNQDKPPDKLIDDKEDDVSASLSLSLSFPFPDKEQPVKPVSKSEQLRAERRHVNTSLLLFGGFPEK; via the exons ATGTTGCATAAACGGAAGGAACGGACAGTCGAAGAGCTCTACAGCGCAACGGACGTGGTTATGCAACCGAAG ATCACACCAGTTCTAAGAGGGAGTTATCGCATGCAAGGTCCTGTTGATGAGACTGATCATGATACTCAGACGAATATG GTGTCATTTCAATctgaaaacaaatttgataaCTGTTCCATGAGTCGTAAAGTTCATATGAGAGGTGAGTCTGGGGCCTGTAACGTCTGTGCTGCTCCCTGTTCATCGTGTATGCATTTCAGTCGAGCTATCATGGGGTCGAAGACTGATGAATATTCTGATGAGAACTGTCGTGTAAACATTGGTAGTCAGTATTCTGTCAATGGGGGTGATACTTCTTCGTCTTTTAAGAGTAAGACATGTGACAGCTTACAGCATACTACCAGTGAAACAAGTAACTTAATTAGTGTCAATTCTAGTCATGATTCTTTATCTGAAAATGCTGACAGCAAAGCAACCTTAAGGTCCTCTAATGTAGCTGATACTTTAGAAGTTGAAATGCTTCCTAAGTTGTCCTCTGGTGGAACCACTGAAGAGGTTGAACTTTCTCCTAAACCTCTGTGTGATATATATTCTGGTGCCTTCACAAATAAGTACGAGGATCCCAAAGGTGTAGAAGCTCATGATGataatatttcatgtgttaGTAGAGTCAATGATGCATATGCTTCAGCCAGCAATGCTAGCAGGAGTGTAGACAGGAAGAATTTGTCATGTAGTTCAGCTTCAGTTAGTAGTTTAGGCCCAGAAGAATCCAGAAAGGCACATGAGTTAGTCTTGTCGGAGGTGCCTCCTTCAAAAGATGTTGGTGCTGGCATTAGCTCGCCAAAG AAACCCTCTTCTTATATTCAGGGAAAACTGCCAGAAGGTTCACTTGGACATGTTGATTCTTCATTGGTGAAAGATGCATTAGCGGATGTTGTTTCTGACCACAAAACTGTTGCATGTAAGGTTACTGACCCTAAGAAAATTTGTCTAAAGGCGGAGGCAGGGAACATAAATGATGATGGGACTCCAACAAATGAAGTTTTGAAATGTTCGGATCAAGGACAAggtgaacaagaagaaaagtccaGTGAATTAGGCATTGGGGAGCCTCATTTGCCATCCATGTCTGGCGATGAAAGTGATGAATCTGACATTGTGGAGCATGAT GTAAAAGTATGTGATATTTGTGGAGATGCAGGACGAGAGGATATGCTTGCTATTTGTAGCCGCTGCAGTGATGGTGCAGAGCATAC CTATTGTATGCGGAAAATGCTTAAGTCTGTCCCTAGAGGTAACTGGCTGTGTGAGGAATGTAAGTTTGCTGAGGAAAGCAGTAGCCAGAAGCAAG AAACTGAGGGAAAAAGAATGAATAAAGTGAGTTCAAGCACACATTTCTCTGGTAAGAGGATTGCAGAAAATGTAGAAGTGGCTCCTGCTGCAAAAAGGCAGGCTCTTGAAATGAGCATGGGTTCACCCAAGGCATCTAGCCCCAACAGAATGGGTGTTCTATCCCGTGAGTCGTCATTCAAAAACTTAGATAAGGAGAGAGTTAGGTCAGCACAACAGACTTGTTTAGGGAATCAATCCACTAATGATATGTTGGAAACATCACGCTCTTCTACTGCTGGTCCAAGGCTTCAGACACCCAAGG GGACATTATTAAAGTCAAATTCCTTTAATGCCGGAAATTCCAAACCAAAAGTTAAGCTTGTGGATGAAGTTGTTCCGCAAAAGCAAAAGGGGGCTAAAGAGCATACTTCTCTCGATATCAAAGAGAGACCTTCCAGAATGATAAGCAAATCCATGTCATTTAAATCCGTGAACTCAAGCCGATCAAATGTATCTGATTCAAAAGTGAAAATAATCTCGCCCAAGTTTAGCAATGTTGTTGATCTTAAAGGACTGAAACAAGCAAAAGAGCGGAATGCATTTGAGAGGAAAAATTTGTCTAAACTAGATCGTCCTCCTGTTAGTTCAACTACAGCTAGTTCTACCGCTTCAACACTAAAGGCTGACCAAGCATCTCGTGTTGAATCCAGTTTGGTGTCACATGTAAGCAACAACCGGGATTTGAAGGTTGTTCAGTGTGAAGGAAAACCAAATATTTCTACAAAATCAACCAGCAACCTAGCTCGTAAAACTTTAGAAACTCCTATTATGTCATCAG TTGGAGCTTCATCTACCATATGCGGTTCTGCCACCGAACAGAAGCTGAACCAAGTTAGCTCTAAGGATGAAATCTTGCCCACTTATTCTTCGGCTATTGACAAACCATCAAATAATTTTGATGGAACTCCTCCAGATGGGTTACCTCGGTTGCAGGAAACAATAAATCAGGCTGATAAAGCCAGGGAAAGCTCTGTTCGCCCCAGGCCTAGTGCTCCAGTTAGTCCTAAAGGTATTTTCTGTCAAAGATGTAAAGAAATTGGTCATGCTGCAGAATTGTGCACAACTGGTAGTCCGCAGGCTTCTGGTAATGATGCATTGACTGCTAGAAGTTCTAGTAGGGAGGAAATGCACAGAGGCAGTAAATTGAAAGATGCACTTTATGCTGCTATGCTTAGAAAGCCCGAAATATACAGAAATAAAAGAGTGCTTGATCAATCTGATGAGTTTTCCCCATCAAACACAGACTTAAATAGTGAAATAGCCTGTCAAGATCAAGTTTTCGTTTCAAAtaagttgaaaaataatattttgcatGAAGGAtcacaagaaaagaaagcaataaCCGAGAGTTCTGGCTCTGACTCTTGCACACATTCAACTGTCAATAACATGATGCAGGATGCCTTGCCCATGACTGATGTTGTGTTTTCTTCAAAAGTAGGGGACTTGGATGCGGCTGTTCCTTCTGTTGGGAAACCGATGGTGAAAGACTTCTTGGGTCATGCTTCAGCAACCTTGGCCTTTCTCTCAAAGTTTTCGCCCATTCCAGAATATGAATACATCTGGCA GGGGTGTTTTGAGGTACATAGAAGTGGTAATATTCTGGATTTATATGGTGGAATTCAAGCACATCTATCAACTTGTGCATCGCCTAGAGTTCTTGAGATGCTACACAAGTTTCCTCAGAAACTTTTCCTGAATGAAGTACCTCGCATGAGCACCTGGCCAATGCAGTTTCATGACGGTGGTGCTAAAGAAGACAACATTGCTCTTTACTTCTTTGCCAAAGATCTTGAGAG TTATGAGAGAAAGTACAAGAGCCTGTTGGATGGTAtgataaaaaatgatttagctCTCAAAGGAAATGTTGAGGGTGTTGAGCTTTTGATATTTCCATCCAATCAGCTTCCTGAGAAATCACAGC GTTGgaatatgttatttttccttTGGGGTGTCTTCCGGACGAGGAGGATGCATGGTCCAGATTCATCCAAGAACGTAAATATTCCCAGTTTGGATGGGATTTCAGTGGAAAAACATACCCCTACTGCTGTCATGACTTTATCGGAGAATCTATGTTCACCAAAGCGTATAGATGAAGAATCTTCTTCATGTGGCAGGAATTCTAATATGTTTTTAACTTCCAATGTGCCTGCCCAGATCTGTGCCAAAGTAACTGTGGATTGTGATGAACAAAAAGCTTCTCCAGAGCTGACGTGTTTGGGTTTGAAAGCGAATTCAGTGCTGAAAGATAGCCAACTGGTCTCCAAATCTACGAGCGGTGTGCGCTTGTCTGAAGAAATGAGATGCACCAGCCCTTCCTTG CAAGAAGTTGGTCTTCCAAAGCATGGAATGGGTGCAGATGTCAGACCATCCCTCCCAGCCATTGGAACACATGGCTCGAACATGGGTGAGAAGATGCAACTTGATAGAAATTATACTTCATCTTTGAAAACTCCTCTTTCCAATCAAGAGGTGGTAGGTGTTTCAGGGAATGTTTATGAGGAGAAATTTTCAGATTCCCTTGGTGTTTCGGGAAGTGTTGGTGATATGATGCCTCTGGATGGAGTGAAAAGAGATGGGGATCAGTATAAACTTGAAAGGGAAGTGAAGGAAGAAGATGAGCATGTGAATGCAGAGGCAGCTTTGGCAAGAGATCCAATGACCAAAGCAGTCAACTGTTATCAGCCTAGTCAGAGGAAACGTCCGCACATAGATCTTATGGATACAGCTCCACCCGCTTCTGATCTTGCAAGTCAGAAAATGCCTTGGAATGGAGTGAATAATATGCCGATTGATGGAGCAAGTATTGGTAAGAAGCCAAAGACAGGTTCAATTAACATGTATGAATATAGTGGAAGAAATTCTCTTGGTGATGGTATTTCATCACAGGGAAATGATCTAGGTCCCTGTTCATTAGTTGAGGAGAAGAGATGTGTTGAATCTTGTGATGAGAAAGTCATTCCGGAGGACTTTGGAACCACGGAAAGGTTCTTTTTTCCTGTAGATTCACGTCATGTGAAGGTGGGGGACAGCTTTGCATCTCGGAGAAGTTTCTCAACAGGAAATGAAGAACGGTCGCATGATGGATTTCCGAACCTTGAGCTTGCTTTAGGGGCAGAGACAAAACCTCAAAATAAGGGGATTCTGCCTTTCTTTGTTGGGGTAGTGGACAAGAAAAATAACCAGGACAAGCCTCCAGATAAACTGATAGACGATAAAGAGGATGATGTCTCTGcttctctttccctctctctttcCTTCCCTTTTCCGGACAAGGAACAACCTGTTAAACCAGTATCAAAATCAGAGCAGCTCCGGGCTGAAAGGCGCCATGTGAATACCTCACTGCTCCTCTTTGGCGGTTTTCCAGAGAAATAG